The proteins below come from a single Streptomyces tubercidicus genomic window:
- a CDS encoding ABC-F family ATP-binding cassette domain-containing protein: MAVNLVNLEAVGKVYGTRALLDGVSLGVNEGDRIGVVGRNGDGKTTLIRILAKLEDTDNGRVTHNGGLRLGVLTQHDSLDPAATIRHEVIGDLADHEWAGNAKIRDVLTGLFGDLHLPGFTQGLDTVIGPLSGGERRRIALAKLLIAEQDLIVLDEPTNHLDVEGISWLARHLRARRSALVVVTHDRWFLDQVCTRMWDVQRGDVHEYEGGYSDYVFARAERERIAATEEAKRQNLMRKELAWLRRGAPARTSKPRFRIEAANELIADVPPPRDNAELMKFASSRLGKTVFELKDVSVQAGPKVLLKHLTWQLGPGDRIGLVGVNGAGKTSLLRALAEAARTQGDAQPVAGRITVGKTVKLAYLSQEVGELPPTLRVLEAVQQVRERVDLGKGREMTAGQLCEKFGFTKEKQWTPVGDLSGGERRRLQILRLLMDEPNVLFLDEPTNDLDIETLTQLEDLLDGWPGSLIVISHDRYFIERTTDRVHALLGDATLRMLPRGLDEYLERRQQVIDAATPAPAPQTATAPKKAAAVNRAAQKELQKIERQLDKLGTKETTLHTQIAENATDFEKVAGLDAQLRELTAEKEELEMRWLELAEEA; encoded by the coding sequence ATGGCCGTCAACCTCGTCAATCTGGAAGCCGTCGGCAAGGTGTACGGAACCCGTGCCCTGCTCGACGGTGTCTCGCTCGGCGTCAACGAGGGGGACCGGATCGGCGTCGTCGGACGCAACGGGGACGGCAAGACCACCCTGATCCGGATCCTCGCCAAGCTGGAGGACACCGACAACGGCCGGGTCACCCACAACGGCGGGCTGCGCCTCGGCGTCCTCACCCAGCACGACTCCCTCGACCCGGCCGCCACCATCCGGCACGAGGTCATCGGCGATCTCGCCGACCACGAGTGGGCCGGCAACGCCAAGATCCGCGACGTACTCACCGGCCTCTTCGGCGATCTGCACCTGCCCGGCTTCACCCAGGGCCTGGACACCGTCATCGGCCCGCTCTCCGGCGGGGAGCGCCGCCGTATCGCGCTCGCCAAGCTGCTGATCGCCGAACAGGACCTGATCGTCCTCGACGAGCCCACCAACCACCTCGACGTCGAGGGCATCTCCTGGCTGGCCCGCCACCTCCGGGCCCGCCGCTCCGCCCTCGTCGTCGTCACCCACGACCGCTGGTTCCTCGACCAGGTCTGTACGCGGATGTGGGACGTCCAGCGCGGCGATGTCCATGAGTACGAGGGCGGCTACAGCGACTACGTCTTCGCGCGGGCCGAGCGCGAGCGGATCGCCGCCACCGAAGAGGCCAAGCGGCAGAACCTGATGCGCAAGGAGCTTGCCTGGCTGCGGCGCGGCGCCCCGGCCCGTACGAGCAAGCCCCGCTTCCGCATCGAGGCCGCCAACGAGCTGATCGCGGACGTCCCGCCGCCGCGCGACAACGCCGAGCTGATGAAGTTCGCCAGCTCGCGCCTCGGCAAGACCGTCTTCGAGCTGAAGGACGTCAGCGTCCAGGCCGGGCCGAAGGTCCTCCTCAAGCACCTGACCTGGCAGCTGGGCCCCGGCGACCGGATCGGCCTGGTGGGCGTCAACGGCGCCGGCAAGACCTCGCTGCTGCGGGCGCTGGCCGAGGCGGCCCGTACGCAGGGCGACGCGCAGCCGGTGGCCGGCCGGATCACCGTCGGCAAGACCGTCAAGCTGGCCTACCTCTCCCAGGAGGTCGGCGAACTCCCCCCGACGCTGCGGGTGTTGGAGGCCGTCCAGCAGGTGCGCGAGCGGGTCGACCTGGGCAAGGGGCGGGAGATGACCGCCGGCCAGCTCTGCGAGAAGTTCGGCTTCACGAAGGAGAAGCAGTGGACGCCGGTCGGCGACCTCTCCGGCGGTGAACGCCGCCGCCTGCAGATCCTGCGCCTCCTGATGGACGAGCCCAACGTCCTCTTCCTCGACGAGCCCACCAACGACCTCGACATCGAGACCCTCACCCAGCTCGAAGACCTCCTCGACGGCTGGCCCGGCTCCCTCATCGTCATCAGCCACGACCGCTACTTCATCGAGCGCACCACCGACCGCGTCCACGCCCTACTCGGCGACGCCACCCTCCGCATGCTCCCGCGCGGCCTGGACGAGTACCTGGAACGCCGCCAGCAGGTCATCGACGCCGCCACCCCGGCCCCCGCCCCACAGACCGCAACGGCCCCCAAGAAGGCCGCCGCGGTCAACCGCGCCGCCCAGAAGGAACTCCAAAAGATCGAGCGCCAGTTGGACAAGCTCGGCACCAAGGAAACCACCCTCCACACCCAAATCGCCGAGAACGCGACGGACTTCGAAAAGGTCGCCGGCCTCGACGCCCAACTCCGCGAACTGACCGCGGAGAAGGAGGAGTTGGAGATGCGGTGGCTGGAGTTGGCTGAGGAGGCGTAG
- a CDS encoding DUF6086 family protein has translation MSCFFRIDDRDVWNPSNLVANAFIGQALALSKLLDQKTGIGPIVDDECEINKGDFLQFTTILIHRHRDTANPALRILLEGVASICLVLLERSETRIISVRDMEAFGKERISELARNMPLG, from the coding sequence ATGAGTTGCTTTTTCCGGATCGATGACCGAGACGTATGGAATCCTTCCAATCTGGTAGCAAATGCCTTCATCGGACAGGCGCTCGCCCTATCCAAACTACTTGACCAGAAAACGGGGATCGGGCCAATCGTCGACGATGAATGCGAGATCAACAAGGGGGATTTTCTCCAATTCACGACCATTTTGATCCATCGACACAGAGATACAGCTAATCCCGCATTGAGGATACTCCTAGAAGGCGTGGCGAGCATCTGCCTTGTCCTCTTGGAGCGCTCCGAAACTCGGATTATTTCCGTGCGCGACATGGAAGCATTCGGAAAGGAACGAATTTCCGAGCTTGCTAGAAACATGCCACTGGGGTAG
- a CDS encoding putative T7SS-secreted protein — protein sequence MSWVGDAVNAVGEGASKFTGAVERGAGELVEHGADLTGDALEAAGLDDAGHAVRSAGADVAGALGAHVDERQLGETEDPKELIHGDVEKINETASHLKDFSTAFDRVADGMRKIGSGQHWSGMAADAFREAFDMHPKQWMHAADACDDASKALKSYAETVSWAQGKAGDAIDKYRKALEATRRAIEAYKTKVDTFNAKVDSYNTAVDRGEDPGAQPQKPVAFKDPGTEGREAAQDMLKNARTQRNEAAGRARNAIKSALAHAPDKPALTQLAGAALKDGGEAFLLSNVHLAGGALKAAAGTLKLVRTVNPMDPYNITHPWQYLSHASTTLMGLAQAPLHPIDSAKGMLGSGWGSDPLDAGTSMVVNVFGGKGAGGLAKGGLRAGAKNITKGWARHAANNGGKITVWDRARIAWCKTFGSDPIDMATGRMILPQTDITLPGSLPLSFTRTFESSYRQGRWFGPTWMSTVDQRLEIDSEGVILIGEEGDFHLYPHPAVGVPTLPAEGDGAPLELTPDGDYLLTDPHTGIRRYFTTYTENLAVLDEISDRRGNHQTFDYTEDGTPTAITHSAGYRLLLTTDEGRITALHLAGAAPDGSDQLLMTYGYDDAGNLITTTNSSGLPLRFTYDDHGRITSWTDTNNSSYTYVYDDQDRCTSQSGIAGHLRGAFSWGAPDPVTGLRTNLHHNSLGELTTYLVNERHQIIATTDPTGATTRTVRDTKHRVLSTTDPLGRTTHIDYDDEGRPLSVVLPDGSRSTTTYDADGNPLAVTGPDGTTWRHTYNAHGNRTSTTDPAGATTTYTHDERGHIAAVTDALGNTTHLYCDKAGLPISVTDPLGAVTHYRRDAFGRTTSVTDPLGETTHMVWTVEGKLAARIDATGATEEWTYDGEGNRLTHTDAIGQTTRYEYTHFDLLTARTAPDGVRHEFTHDTELRLTQVTNPQGLTWNYAYDGAGRLISETDFDDRVLAYAHDAAGQLASRSNALGEVTTYRRDTLGRITEKNAAGLMTTYTHDTNGNLLQAANPDASVTYTRDVLGLVTTETVNGRTMTFTYDALSRRTSRTTPTGHTTRYTYDAAGNRTAMDVAGHILTFDHDVAGQEHTRAIGDNLALTHTWDPTGRLATRTLTSTGAETVQAPPGVAPAPNLAVNEAMLLHRGYTYRPDGNLSAIEDSHTGRRTFDLDHAGRVTAVHANNWTETYAYDKAGNQTRATWPDRHANPSARGDRTYTGTRVTQAGAIRYEYDSLGRASLRQKTRLSRKPDTWYYTWNTEDRLISVTTPDGTIWRYLYDPSGRRISKQRLATGTSEIAEQTDFTWDGPKIAEQNSHCAGSSQNITLTWDHNGMSPLTQSEIKSTDLSHSPQNIIDRRFFAIITDLVGSPTELVNEGGSLAWRAQSSLWGATTWNTHADGYTPLRFPGQYFDPETQLHYNFHRHYDPATARYISPDPLGLSPAPNPASYVLNPHTWIDPLGLDCDPGDGVTNRHRPPIEGDTNYIVDNPHDWSDTITDIDKIENGVLWEEKTATGQNPNMKVEPWTDKHVLKKLDSYLRARSHLPGWEDSPIGLHFTEPGATPAFRAAVEEAVQTWRGSNPGVDVRIRWNS from the coding sequence GTGAGCTGGGTCGGGGATGCCGTCAACGCCGTAGGCGAAGGCGCGAGCAAGTTCACGGGGGCAGTCGAACGCGGTGCCGGTGAGCTGGTCGAGCATGGCGCCGACCTGACCGGTGACGCCCTGGAGGCGGCCGGTCTCGACGACGCCGGACACGCCGTCCGCTCTGCCGGCGCCGACGTTGCCGGCGCCCTGGGAGCCCACGTCGACGAACGCCAACTGGGCGAGACGGAAGACCCCAAGGAGCTCATCCACGGCGACGTGGAGAAGATCAACGAGACGGCGTCCCACCTCAAGGACTTCTCGACGGCCTTCGACCGGGTCGCCGACGGGATGCGCAAGATCGGCTCGGGCCAGCACTGGAGCGGCATGGCGGCGGACGCGTTCCGCGAGGCGTTCGATATGCATCCCAAGCAGTGGATGCACGCCGCCGATGCCTGCGACGACGCCTCGAAGGCGCTGAAGTCCTACGCGGAGACGGTGTCCTGGGCACAGGGCAAGGCCGGCGACGCGATCGACAAGTATCGCAAGGCGCTGGAGGCCACCCGGCGGGCCATCGAGGCGTACAAGACCAAGGTCGATACCTTCAACGCGAAGGTCGACTCGTACAACACCGCCGTCGACCGGGGCGAGGACCCGGGCGCCCAGCCGCAGAAGCCGGTCGCGTTCAAAGACCCCGGCACCGAGGGCCGCGAGGCGGCCCAGGACATGCTCAAGAACGCCCGCACCCAGCGCAACGAAGCTGCGGGGCGGGCCCGTAACGCCATCAAGAGCGCCCTGGCCCACGCCCCTGACAAGCCCGCGTTGACGCAGCTGGCAGGCGCGGCGCTCAAGGACGGCGGCGAAGCATTCCTCCTGTCGAACGTGCATCTGGCCGGCGGTGCCCTCAAGGCCGCAGCCGGGACCCTCAAGCTGGTCCGGACGGTCAACCCGATGGACCCCTACAACATCACCCACCCCTGGCAGTACCTCTCGCACGCCTCCACCACCCTCATGGGCCTTGCCCAGGCCCCGCTCCACCCCATCGACAGCGCGAAGGGCATGCTCGGCTCCGGCTGGGGCAGCGACCCGTTGGATGCCGGTACATCGATGGTCGTCAACGTGTTCGGTGGCAAGGGCGCAGGCGGCCTGGCCAAGGGCGGTCTACGGGCCGGAGCGAAGAACATCACGAAGGGCTGGGCACGGCACGCCGCCAACAACGGCGGCAAGATCACTGTCTGGGACCGTGCTCGCATCGCCTGGTGCAAGACCTTCGGCAGCGACCCCATCGACATGGCCACCGGCCGCATGATCCTGCCGCAGACCGACATCACCCTCCCCGGCAGCCTCCCCCTCTCCTTCACCCGCACTTTCGAGTCGTCCTACCGCCAAGGCCGCTGGTTCGGCCCGACCTGGATGTCCACCGTCGACCAGCGCCTGGAGATCGACTCCGAAGGCGTCATCCTCATCGGCGAAGAGGGCGATTTCCACCTCTACCCCCACCCCGCCGTCGGCGTCCCCACCCTGCCGGCCGAGGGCGACGGTGCCCCGCTCGAACTCACCCCGGACGGCGACTACCTCCTTACCGACCCCCACACCGGCATCCGCCGCTACTTCACCACCTACACCGAAAACCTCGCCGTCCTCGACGAGATATCCGACCGCCGCGGCAACCACCAAACCTTCGACTACACCGAAGACGGCACCCCCACCGCCATCACCCACAGCGCCGGCTACCGCCTCCTGCTGACGACCGACGAGGGCCGCATCACCGCCCTCCACCTGGCCGGCGCGGCTCCCGATGGCTCCGACCAGTTGCTGATGACGTACGGCTACGACGACGCCGGCAATCTCATCACCACCACCAACTCCTCCGGCCTGCCCCTCCGCTTCACCTACGACGACCACGGCCGGATCACGTCCTGGACCGACACCAACAACAGCAGCTACACCTACGTCTACGACGACCAGGACCGCTGCACCTCACAGAGCGGCATCGCAGGACACCTGCGCGGCGCCTTCTCCTGGGGCGCCCCCGACCCCGTCACCGGACTGCGCACCAATCTCCACCACAACTCCCTCGGCGAGCTCACGACTTACCTGGTCAACGAACGCCACCAGATCATCGCGACCACCGACCCCACCGGCGCCACCACCCGCACCGTCCGCGACACCAAACACCGCGTCCTGTCGACAACCGACCCCCTGGGCCGCACCACCCACATCGACTACGACGACGAGGGCCGCCCGCTGAGCGTCGTCCTCCCCGACGGCAGCCGCTCCACCACGACCTACGACGCCGACGGCAACCCGCTGGCCGTCACCGGCCCGGACGGCACCACCTGGCGCCACACGTACAACGCCCACGGCAACCGGACCTCGACCACGGACCCTGCCGGAGCCACCACCACCTACACCCACGACGAGCGCGGCCACATCGCCGCCGTCACCGACGCCTTGGGCAACACCACCCACCTCTACTGCGACAAGGCCGGCCTGCCGATCTCGGTCACCGACCCCCTCGGCGCGGTGACCCACTACCGCCGTGACGCCTTCGGCCGCACCACCTCGGTCACGGACCCCCTCGGCGAGACGACGCACATGGTGTGGACGGTGGAAGGAAAGCTAGCTGCCCGAATCGACGCCACCGGCGCCACCGAGGAGTGGACCTACGACGGCGAAGGCAACCGCCTCACCCACACCGACGCCATCGGCCAGACCACCCGCTACGAATACACTCACTTCGACCTCCTCACGGCCCGAACCGCCCCCGACGGCGTCCGCCACGAGTTCACCCACGACACCGAACTCCGCCTCACCCAGGTAACCAATCCCCAGGGCCTGACCTGGAACTATGCGTACGACGGAGCCGGTCGCCTCATATCCGAGACCGACTTCGACGACCGCGTCCTCGCCTACGCCCATGACGCCGCAGGGCAACTGGCCTCCCGCAGCAACGCGCTCGGCGAGGTCACCACCTACCGGCGCGACACCCTCGGCCGCATCACCGAGAAGAACGCCGCGGGCCTGATGACCACCTACACCCACGACACCAACGGCAATCTCCTCCAAGCGGCAAACCCCGACGCCAGCGTCACCTACACCCGAGATGTCCTCGGCCTAGTCACTACCGAAACAGTCAACGGCCGCACCATGACGTTCACCTACGACGCCTTGAGCCGCCGCACCTCCCGCACCACCCCCACCGGCCACACCACCCGGTACACCTACGACGCCGCCGGCAACCGGACCGCCATGGACGTCGCCGGCCATATCCTCACCTTCGATCACGACGTCGCAGGACAAGAACACACTCGCGCCATTGGCGACAACCTCGCCCTCACCCACACGTGGGATCCGACTGGCCGCCTCGCCACCCGCACTCTCACCAGCACAGGTGCTGAGACCGTGCAGGCCCCACCAGGCGTAGCCCCTGCGCCAAACCTTGCCGTCAACGAGGCAATGCTCCTCCACCGGGGCTACACCTACCGACCCGACGGCAACCTGAGCGCCATTGAGGATTCCCACACCGGGCGCCGCACCTTCGACCTCGACCACGCCGGTCGTGTCACTGCCGTCCACGCCAACAATTGGACCGAAACCTACGCCTACGACAAAGCCGGCAACCAAACCCGCGCCACCTGGCCCGACCGCCATGCCAACCCTTCAGCCCGAGGGGACCGCACCTACACGGGCACGCGCGTCACCCAAGCCGGCGCCATCCGCTACGAATACGATTCCCTCGGCCGCGCTTCGCTCCGCCAAAAGACCCGTCTTTCACGCAAGCCCGACACCTGGTACTACACCTGGAACACAGAAGACCGGCTCATCAGCGTCACGACACCTGACGGAACGATCTGGCGCTACCTCTACGACCCATCCGGCCGTCGAATATCCAAACAACGCCTCGCGACCGGCACATCGGAAATAGCGGAGCAAACAGACTTTACCTGGGACGGCCCCAAGATCGCCGAACAAAACTCCCACTGCGCAGGGTCTTCACAGAACATCACCCTCACCTGGGATCACAATGGAATGAGTCCACTGACTCAGAGTGAAATTAAATCCACAGACCTGTCGCATTCCCCACAAAACATCATCGACCGGCGCTTCTTTGCTATTATCACCGACCTTGTAGGCTCCCCCACCGAACTCGTAAATGAAGGCGGCTCCCTCGCTTGGCGCGCACAGAGTAGCCTTTGGGGGGCCACCACCTGGAACACCCATGCCGACGGGTACACACCTCTGCGTTTCCCCGGTCAATATTTCGATCCCGAGACGCAGCTTCATTACAATTTCCACCGACACTACGACCCCGCCACCGCGCGGTACATTAGCCCCGACCCGTTGGGACTATCCCCTGCACCGAACCCGGCATCGTACGTCCTCAATCCCCACACATGGATCGACCCACTCGGACTCGACTGCGATCCTGGAGACGGGGTCACCAATCGGCACCGGCCGCCGATTGAAGGAGACACGAACTACATCGTCGATAACCCTCACGACTGGTCGGACACCATCACAGATATCGACAAGATCGAGAATGGAGTACTCTGGGAAGAAAAGACCGCAACGGGGCAAAACCCGAATATGAAGGTTGAGCCATGGACTGACAAGCATGTTCTCAAGAAGCTTGACTCGTACCTCAGAGCAAGAAGCCATCTACCCGGGTGGGAAGACTCCCCGATCGGCCTCCATTTTACAGAACCAGGGGCGACACCAGCATTCAGGGCAGCAGTGGAGGAGGCCGTGCAAACCTGGCGTGGAAGTAACCCCGGCGTCGACGTGAGGATCAGGTGGAATAGTTAA
- a CDS encoding SseB family protein, which yields MSLTDEVAALHAGQPDPAALVGEFRRTHVLIPTVNDTLMSAELDGIRWLYAFTDEDALSRFALSRGSEPGTEWRYVTASGARVLDVLIPACEGPAGVALDAGSEQGALFPPVAGIVPDSAAVDAPTGGSSDVAHKGEE from the coding sequence ATGTCATTGACCGACGAGGTGGCAGCACTTCATGCAGGGCAACCAGATCCAGCCGCTTTGGTGGGGGAATTCCGCCGTACGCATGTCTTGATCCCTACGGTCAACGACACCCTCATGTCAGCGGAGTTGGATGGCATCCGCTGGTTGTACGCGTTCACCGACGAAGACGCCCTGTCCCGCTTCGCCCTCTCCCGCGGCAGCGAGCCCGGGACGGAGTGGCGGTATGTGACCGCGTCCGGCGCCCGGGTCCTTGACGTGCTGATTCCTGCCTGCGAGGGCCCTGCGGGGGTGGCCCTGGACGCGGGCAGCGAGCAAGGCGCGCTCTTCCCTCCGGTGGCCGGAATCGTTCCGGACAGCGCAGCGGTGGACGCACCAACGGGCGGCAGTTCGGACGTAGCGCACAAAGGGGAAGAATAA
- a CDS encoding response regulator transcription factor, giving the protein MGVRLMVVDDHRLLAEALASALKLRGHRVLAAAAPSAGAAELVVSRAPEVCLLGTAAPARPGVFDPVVRIKKERPQVAVVVLGPVPSPRGIAAAFAAGASGYVRNDERIEGVERAMMKARAGESAVSPQLLQQAFEELLHPAAQPDDEGARLLELLTPREVEVLMRVADGEDTRLIAAGMDIAPSTARTHVQRVLMKLEVGSRLEAAALAARTGLLERAGGRGALGGPTGPEDDPAPSTR; this is encoded by the coding sequence ATGGGCGTGCGGCTCATGGTGGTCGACGATCATCGTCTGCTCGCGGAGGCGCTCGCCTCGGCGCTGAAATTGCGCGGGCACCGGGTGCTGGCGGCGGCCGCGCCGAGTGCGGGGGCCGCGGAGCTGGTGGTGAGCAGGGCGCCCGAGGTGTGTCTGCTGGGTACCGCGGCGCCGGCCCGGCCCGGGGTGTTCGACCCGGTCGTACGGATCAAGAAGGAGCGGCCGCAGGTCGCGGTGGTGGTGCTGGGGCCGGTGCCCAGCCCGCGCGGGATCGCTGCCGCTTTTGCCGCCGGGGCGTCCGGTTACGTCCGTAACGATGAGCGGATCGAGGGTGTGGAGCGCGCCATGATGAAGGCGCGGGCGGGGGAGTCGGCGGTGTCGCCGCAGCTGTTGCAGCAGGCTTTCGAGGAGCTGCTGCATCCCGCGGCGCAGCCGGACGACGAGGGGGCGCGGCTGCTGGAGCTGCTCACCCCGCGCGAGGTCGAGGTGCTGATGCGGGTCGCGGACGGCGAGGACACCCGGCTGATCGCGGCGGGGATGGATATCGCGCCGAGTACGGCGAGGACGCATGTTCAGCGGGTGCTGATGAAGCTGGAGGTCGGCTCCCGGTTGGAGGCCGCCGCGCTGGCCGCGCGTACGGGGCTGCTGGAGCGGGCGGGCGGCCGGGGCGCGCTCGGTGGGCCGACGGGACCGGAGGACGATCCGGCGCCGTCGACGCGGTAA
- a CDS encoding sodium:solute symporter family protein, producing MITLAEGLRLPTNGLDYTILALYFIVVLGIGFAAKRSVKTSLDFFLSGRSLPAWVTGLAFVAANLGATEILGMAANGAQYGAYTVHWYWIGAIPAMVFLGLVMMPFYYGSKVRSVPEFLLHRFGPSSHLLSSVIFAVSSVLIAGVNLYAMAIVLQALLGWPQWIAIVVAGFFVLAYITIGGLSSAIYNEVLQFFVILAALIPLTIVGLKRVGGWDGLTDSLSSSHGDAFLTAWKGTGIGEGNPLGANWLTIVLGLGFVMSFGYWTTNFAEVQRALSAKNLSAAKRTPLIAAFPKIFIPLVVVVPGLIALVMEPSLGKSKDGLQYNDAIPVLMRDLLPNGVLGIAVTGLLAAFMAGMAANVSSFNTVFTNDIWAAYLKKGREDAHYLKTGRIVTAVGVLIGMGTAFIASSFSNIMNYLQTLFSFFNVPLFVVFIIGMFWKRTSAAAGFWGLLSGTAAAMVNYFWLYKQGIIAIPSDQGANFVSSIVAFIVGALVMFVVTLCTEPKSAESLAGLVYGTRSPGMAELPAEGDDAWYRKPALLGWSAVVLAALCYVPFSF from the coding sequence ATGATCACCTTGGCCGAGGGGCTCCGGCTCCCTACCAACGGGCTCGATTACACGATCCTGGCCCTCTACTTCATCGTCGTCCTCGGCATCGGATTCGCGGCCAAACGCAGCGTGAAGACGAGCCTGGACTTCTTCCTCTCCGGGCGGTCACTGCCTGCCTGGGTCACCGGTCTCGCGTTCGTCGCCGCCAACCTCGGCGCCACCGAAATCCTCGGTATGGCCGCCAACGGTGCGCAGTACGGCGCCTACACCGTCCACTGGTACTGGATCGGCGCCATCCCGGCGATGGTCTTCCTCGGCCTGGTGATGATGCCGTTCTACTACGGCTCCAAGGTCCGCTCGGTGCCCGAGTTCCTGCTGCACCGCTTCGGCCCCTCCTCGCACCTGCTCAGCTCGGTCATCTTCGCCGTCTCGTCCGTGCTGATCGCGGGCGTGAACCTGTACGCCATGGCGATCGTGCTGCAGGCGCTGCTCGGCTGGCCGCAGTGGATCGCGATCGTCGTCGCCGGCTTCTTCGTCCTGGCGTACATCACCATCGGCGGACTCTCCTCGGCGATCTACAACGAGGTGCTGCAGTTCTTCGTCATCCTGGCCGCGCTGATCCCGCTGACGATCGTCGGCCTCAAGCGCGTCGGGGGCTGGGACGGCCTGACCGACTCGCTCAGCTCCTCGCACGGTGACGCCTTCCTGACCGCCTGGAAGGGCACCGGCATCGGCGAGGGCAACCCGCTCGGCGCCAACTGGCTCACCATCGTCCTCGGCCTGGGCTTCGTGATGAGCTTCGGCTACTGGACCACCAACTTCGCCGAGGTGCAGCGCGCGCTGTCCGCGAAGAACCTCTCCGCGGCCAAGCGGACCCCGCTGATCGCCGCCTTCCCCAAGATCTTCATCCCGCTGGTGGTGGTCGTCCCCGGGCTGATCGCGCTGGTCATGGAGCCGAGCCTGGGCAAGTCCAAGGACGGCCTCCAGTACAACGACGCGATACCGGTCCTGATGCGCGACCTGCTGCCCAACGGCGTCCTGGGCATCGCCGTCACCGGCCTCCTCGCCGCCTTCATGGCCGGTATGGCCGCCAACGTCTCGTCCTTCAACACGGTCTTCACCAACGACATCTGGGCCGCGTACCTGAAGAAGGGCCGCGAGGACGCGCACTACCTGAAGACGGGCCGGATCGTCACCGCCGTCGGCGTGCTGATCGGCATGGGCACGGCCTTCATCGCCTCGTCCTTCAGCAACATCATGAACTACCTCCAGACCCTCTTCTCCTTCTTCAACGTGCCCCTGTTCGTGGTCTTCATCATCGGCATGTTCTGGAAGCGGACCAGCGCCGCGGCCGGCTTCTGGGGGCTGCTCTCCGGCACCGCGGCCGCGATGGTCAACTACTTCTGGCTCTACAAGCAGGGCATCATCGCGATCCCCTCCGACCAGGGCGCCAACTTCGTCTCCTCCATCGTCGCCTTCATCGTCGGCGCGCTCGTGATGTTCGTGGTCACCCTGTGCACCGAGCCCAAGTCCGCCGAATCGCTGGCCGGTCTGGTCTACGGCACGAGGTCCCCCGGCATGGCCGAACTGCCGGCCGAGGGCGACGACGCCTGGTACCGCAAGCCGGCCCTGCTGGGCTGGAGCGCAGTCGTCCTCGCCGCCCTCTGCTACGTCCCGTTCTCCTTCTGA
- the galT gene encoding galactose-1-phosphate uridylyltransferase — MKKTTTRLADGRELIYYDLRDDAVRGERDARPLDPVATAAEIRHDRLLGDSVAIASHRQARTYHPPADECPLCPSRHGRLSEIPAPDYDVAVFENRFPSLAGDSGRCEVVCFTPDHDASFADLTEEQAALVLEAWTDRTAELSQLPGVAQVFCFENRGAEIGVTLGHPHGQIYAYPFITPRTERMLSSLAAHHEATGRNLFDDMVADELADGRRIVLDGEHWVAFVPYAAHWPYEVHLYPKRRVPDLLALDDAARTEFPQIYLEVLRRFDRIFVGRDGGKEGEGTSRGPRTADTSRTPYIAGWHQAPPRAEHRGDFALHLELFTIRRTSGKLKFLAGSESGMNVFINDVPPEAAAERLREVASE, encoded by the coding sequence GTGAAGAAGACCACGACCCGGCTGGCGGACGGCCGCGAGCTCATCTACTACGACCTGCGGGACGACGCCGTACGCGGTGAGCGCGACGCCCGCCCCCTCGACCCCGTCGCCACCGCCGCCGAGATCCGCCACGACCGGCTCCTCGGCGACTCCGTCGCCATCGCCTCCCACCGCCAGGCCCGCACCTACCACCCCCCGGCCGACGAATGCCCGCTGTGCCCCTCCCGGCACGGCCGGCTCTCCGAGATCCCCGCGCCCGACTACGACGTCGCCGTCTTCGAGAACCGCTTCCCCTCCCTCGCCGGTGACAGCGGCCGCTGCGAGGTCGTCTGCTTCACCCCCGACCACGACGCCTCGTTCGCCGACCTCACCGAGGAGCAGGCCGCCCTGGTCCTGGAGGCCTGGACCGACCGCACCGCGGAACTCTCCCAACTCCCGGGCGTGGCACAGGTCTTCTGCTTCGAGAACCGCGGTGCGGAGATCGGCGTCACCCTCGGCCATCCGCACGGCCAGATCTACGCGTACCCCTTCATCACCCCGCGCACCGAGCGCATGCTCAGCTCGCTCGCCGCGCACCACGAGGCCACCGGCCGCAACCTCTTCGACGACATGGTCGCCGACGAGCTGGCCGACGGCCGCCGGATCGTCCTGGACGGCGAGCACTGGGTGGCCTTCGTCCCGTACGCCGCCCACTGGCCCTATGAGGTGCACCTCTACCCCAAGCGCCGGGTCCCCGACCTGCTCGCCCTCGACGACGCCGCGCGCACAGAATTCCCGCAGATCTACCTGGAAGTCCTGCGGCGCTTCGACCGGATTTTCGTCGGGCGGGACGGTGGGAAAGAAGGGGAGGGGACGAGCCGGGGGCCCCGTACGGCCGACACCTCCCGTACGCCGTACATCGCCGGCTGGCACCAGGCGCCGCCGCGCGCCGAGCACCGCGGCGATTTCGCCCTTCACCTTGAGCTTTTCACCATCCGACGTACTTCCGGCAAGCTGAAGTTTCTCGCGGGTTCCGAATCCGGCATGAACGTGTTCATCAATGACGTGCCGCCGGAGGCCGCGGCCGAGCGACTGCGAGAGGTAGCGAGCGAGTGA